In one window of Juglans regia cultivar Chandler chromosome 3, Walnut 2.0, whole genome shotgun sequence DNA:
- the LOC109006093 gene encoding serine/threonine-protein kinase ATG1c-like isoform X1, translating to MAQASRVRVVGEYLVGRQIGSGSFSVVWHARHRVHGTEVAIKEIATGRLNKKLQESLMSEIFILKRINHPNIIRLHDIIEVPGKIHLVLEYCRGGDLSIYIQRQGRVPEATAKQFMLQLVAGLQILRENSLIHRDLKPQNLLLSTSDNNSVLKIADFGFARSLQPRGLAETLCGSPLYMAPEIMQLQKYDAKADLWSVGAILFQLVTGKTPFTGNNQIQLLQNIMKSNELQFPPDIDLSSDCKDLCQKLLRRNPVERLTFEEFFNHPYLSQKQPAASLGSRRSSRVVDEFPVSDCDPVRNREENSQEDCLPFFLDDDSGGPEGSPSFLRRRSSPKSTHGFSLGTTFGRREVASPPKNVNLTSGYGSATDNLESRRPSNRITNPLPFFLDDDSSGPEGSPSFLRTRSSVKSTYGFSLDTKGGRREAASANSNNVNLASGFGSVTDNLESTSSRLDSRRPLNRITDPLTSTDLRSPNTQSKAVVDSLELSDQDYVIVSGSPMDVSSSSACASKPGHSIYRSGSSPQASVRTNTMVSAPMPIIGAETSDIGQIGSLESQSSAPGISQGSMEIGDALGQPSTHCTTRIKSLQHCASAIKELLNEKIEADRHLEAFSIQLVILAIWKQALHICHTQAASAMEGSPSQETPRYRSTSKKYGSPDTEVRLDVCSTQLLEDISSQIERDFLLEVEHAEGLAKVIEPGNTEMPDAMETIFESALAFGRSGGVEELMGNMENAAGLYSKAVRLLVFLLVEAPSLILNPPFSLTNSDRYRLQTYIDIINNRHGYSRSQRMALLKCDDQHCPP from the exons ATGGCTCAGGCTAGTAGGGTTAGGGTCGTCGGGGAGTACCTGGTGGGCCGGCAAATCGGGTCTGGGTCCTTCTCCGTGGTTTGGCACGCGAGGCACCGAGTACATGGAACCGAGGTGGCGATCAAGGAGATAGCTACGGGCCGGCTCAACAAGAAATTACAAGAGAGTCTCATGTCCGAGATTTTCATCCTCAAGCGGATTAACCACCCTAATATTATTCGCCTCCACGATATTATTGAG GTTCCTGGGAAGATACACCTTGTACTTGAGTACTGCAGAGGGGGTGACCTTTCCATTTACATACAACGCCAGGGAAGAGTCCCAGAAGCCACTGCAAAGCAATTCATGCTGCAACTAG TGGCTGGTCTACAAATTCTACGTGAAAATAGTCTTATACATCGGGATTTAAAGCCACAG AATCTCCTCCTCTCCACTAGTGACAACAATTCAGTTTTGAAGATTGCAGATTTTGGATTTGCAAG ATCTTTGCAACCTAGAGGCCTTGCAGAAACATTGTGTGGTTCTCCACTTTACATGGCACCAGAGATAATGCAACTTCAAAAGTATGATGCAAAG GCAGATCTCTGGAGTGTTGGTGCGATCTTATTTCAACTTGTTACTGGAAAAACTCCATTTACTGGAAACAATCAAATACAG TTGCTCCAGAACATTATGAAATCAAATGAATTACAATTCCCTCCAGATATAGATTTGAGTTCTGACTGCAAAGATTTGTGCCAGAAATTGCTGCGCCGTAATCCAG TTGAAAGATTAACATTTGAAGAGTTTTTTAACCACCCATATCTTTCTCAGAAACAACCAGCTGCATCACTGGG GAGTAGGAGGTCTTCAAGAGTAGTGGACGAATTTCCTGTGTCTGACTGTGATCCTGTGAGAAATAGGGAGGAAAATAGTCAAGAGGATTGTCTGCCTTTCTTTCTAGATGATGATTCTGGTGGTCCTGAAGGGAGCCCATCCTTCTTAAGGAGGAGGTCTTCACCGAAGTCTACTCATGGATTTTCTCTTGGTACAACATTTGGTAGAAGGGAAGTAGCATCTCCCCCTAAAAATGTGAATCTGACTTCCGGATATGGTAGTGCCACAGATAATTTGGAAAGCCGTAGACCCTCAAACAGAATAACCAATCCTCTGCCCTTCTTTCTAGATGATGATTCTAGTGGTCCTGAAGGGAGCCCATCCTTCTTAAGGACAAGGTCTTCAGTGAAGTCTACTTACGGATTTTCTCTTGATACAAAAGGTGGTAGAAGGGAAGCAGCATCTGCCAATTCTAATAATGTGAATCTGGCTTCCGGATTTGGTAGTGTGACAGATAATTTGGAATCTACTAGTTCTAGGTTGGATAGCCGTAGACCCTTGAACAGAATAACTGATCCTCTGACATCCACAGACCTAAGATCTCCGAACACTCAATCAAAAG CAGTCGTGGATTCGCTAGAGTTAAGTGATCAAGATTATGTTATTGTATCTGGATCTCCAATGGATGTGTCATCTTCCTCAGCTTGTGCTTCCAAGCCAGGCCATTCTATATACAGGTCAGGGAGTTCTCCCCAAGCATCTGTTAGAACGAACACCATGGTAAGTGCCCCAATGCCAATCATTGGCGCAGAGACTAGTGACATTGGTCAAATTGGAAGCTTGGAAAGTCAGAGCTCTGCTCCAGGGATCTCACAAGGATCAATGGAAATAGGAGATGCTTTAGGGCAGCCATCAACTCACTGCACAACAAGGATTAAGTCATTACAGCATTGTGCATCTGCCATTAAAGAATTATTGAATGAAAAG attGAGGCAGATAGGCATTTAGAGGCATTCTCCATTCAGCTTGTAATTCTTGCAATTTGGAAGCAAGCCTTGCATATATGCCATACACAAGCTGCCTCAGCTATGGAAGGAAGTCCAAGTCAAGAAACTCCGAGATATAGGAGCACCAGTAAGAAGTATGGTAGTCCTGATACAGAAGTACGTCTTGATGTTTGCAGCACTCAATTGCTGGAGGATATCTCCTCTCAGATTGAGAGAGACTTTCTCCTGGAAGTTGAACATGCTGAAGGACTTGCTAAGGTCATTGAACCTG GTAATACAGAGATGCCAGATGCAATGGAAACAATATTTGAATCTGCTCTCGCTTTTGGGAGGAGTGGAGGC GTTGAAGAGCTCATGGGCAATATGGAAAATGCAGCAGGATTGTACTCAAAAGCTGTGCGTTTGTTAGTCTTTCTTCTAGTGGAAGCACCGTCCCTCATTCTCAATCCTCCATTCTCCCTCACAAACTCAGACCGGTATAGGCTCCAAACTTATATTGATATCATTAATAACAGGCATGGTTACTCAAGGTCCCAGCGAATGGCTCTCCTCAAGTGCGACGATCAACACTGCCCCCCTTAG
- the LOC109006092 gene encoding putative receptor protein kinase ZmPK1, which yields MISLRTELCRMRYRTSPSSTSFLSFFISIFFLSFATVATHEFLQRGSSYSVEAATDLLTSPDKSFTCGFYEVGENAYCFSIWFTNSKERTVVWMANRERPVNGRGSRISLQRDGAFVLIDVDGSKVWEINTSSAGVGRAELLDTGNLAVKDPNGKILWQSFDFPTDTLLPNQPFTKSKKLVSTIGRRSYYSGYFSFYFDSDNVLRLIYDGPDISSLYWPNPDYTLFQNGRTNYNSSRTAVLDEMGSFLSSDRLQFSATDMGFGVKRRLTIDYDGNLRLYSLDNLSGLLVITWEALAEQCNVHGICGRNGICVYTPQPKCSCAPGYDIIDESNRNKGCKPKFNQACSQAENVKFVELSHVDFYGFDLNYSEQISINSYRKLCLEDCRCEAFNYRLTGQGLCYTKSALFNGYRSPDFPGSIYLKLPANLETAEPNILPVASPICKSRESKILIGSVSMYNNSSKRMRWVYLYWFVSTIAAVEVLLIVLGWYFLSRGHGVPASLEDGYRVIASQFRKFSYAELEKATKKFKEVQGRGVSGAVYKGVLADERVMAVKRLKDMSQGEDVFWAELSTIGKIHHMNLVRMWGFCSEHRHRLIVFEYIENGSLDKHLFSSNFLGWKERFKVALGTAKGLAYLHHECLEWVIHCDVKPENILLGSDFEPKIADFGLAKLSQRGSPSSELSQVRGTKGYMAPEWASNLPITAKVDVYSYGVVILEIVKGIRLSTWVLEDGEKLSTLISTVKGKIRCGEDSWIDDIVDPRLQGQFSRKQAEAIVQIGISCVEEDRSKRPTMDSVAQVLLECEDEE from the coding sequence ATGATATCACTTCGAACTGAGTTGTGCAGAATGAGATACCGGACCTCTCCATCTTCTACTAGTTTCCtcagtttttttatttccattttcttcctctcttttgcAACTGTAGCAACCCATGAATTTTTGCAAAGAGGGTCTTCTTACTCAGTTGAGGCTGCAACAGACCTCCTGACCTCCCCAGACAAGTCATTTACCTGTGGCTTCTATGAGGTGGGAGAAAATGCTTACTGCTTCTCTATTTGGTTTACCAATTCCAAGGAGAGAACCGTTGTTTGGATGGCCAACAGAGAAAGACCCGTCAATGGCAGAGGATCCAGAATTTCATTGCAGCGAGACGGTGCATTCGTCCTTATCGATGTCGACGGCTCGAAGGTGTGGGAGATCAACACCAGCTCCGCTGGTGTTGGGAGAGCTGAGCTTTTGGATACTGGGAACCTTGCTGTAAAAGATCCAAATGGTAAAATCCTATGGCAAAGCTTTGATTTTCCTACTGATACTCTTCTTCCTAACCAACCCTTCACAAAGAGCAAGAAATTGGTTTCTACTATAGGAAGACGATCTTATTATTCTGGATATTTTAGTTTCTATTTTGATAGCGATAACGTGTTGAGGTTGATTTATGATGGGCCTGATATTTCAAGCTTGTATTGGCCTAATCCTGATTACACACTGTTTCAAAATGGAAGAACAAATTATAATAGTAGCAGAACCGCTGTTTTAGATGAAATGGGTAGTTTCTTATCCAGTGACCGGTTGCAGTTCAGTGCTACTGACATGGGTTTTGGGGTTAAAAGGAGGCTGACAATTGATTATGATGGAAACCTTCGACTATATAGCTTAGACAATTTGTCTGGATTGTTGGTGATTACATGGGAAGCTCTCGCTGAGCAGTGCAACGTGCATGGGATATGTGGGAGAAATGGGATTTGTGTTTATACCCCACAACCCAAGTGCTCCTGTGCTCCTGGCTATGATATCATTGATGAAAGTAATAGGAACAAAGGTTGCAAGCCTAAGTTCAATCAGGCCTGCAGCCAAGCTGAGAATGTGAAATTTGTGGAGCTTTCACATGTAGATTTCTATGGATTTGATCTCAATTATAGTGAACAAATTTCAATCAACTCTTACAGAAAACTCTGCTTAGAGGACTGCCGTTGTGAAGCATTTAACTATAGGTTAACGGGGCAAGGGCTTTGTTACACAAAAAGTGCACTTTTTAATGGCTACAGGTCCCCAGACTTTCCGGGCAGTATATATCTGAAATTGCCAGCAAATTTGGAAACAGCAGAACCCAACATTCTTCCTGTTGCCAGTCCAATATGCAAGAGCCGTGAATCTAAAATTTTGATAGGGTCTGTTTCAATGTATAACAACAGTTCAAAGAGGATGAGATGGGTTTATCTTTACTGGTTTGTTTCTACAATTGCTGCAGTTGAAGTTCTCCTCATAGTATTAGGTTGGTATTTCCTTTCTAGGGGACATGGTGTGCCTGCTTCGTTGGAAGATGGTTACCGTGTGATAGCAAGTCAGTTCAGGAAGTTTAGTTATGCTGAACTCGAAAAAGCAACCAAGAAGTTCAAGGAAGTGCAGGGGAGAGGAGTCTCGGGTGCTGTATATAAGGGTGTTTTGGCGGATGAAAGGGTTATGGCTGTGAAGAGATTGAAAGATATGTCTCAAGGGGAAGACGTGTTTTGGGCAGAATTGAGTACTATTGGGAAAATCCATCACATGAACCTTGTTAGAATGTGGGGATTTTGTTCAGAACATAGGCACAGACTCATAGTGTTTGAGTACATAGAGAATGGGTCATTGGACAAGCACTTATTCTCCTCTAATTTTCTTGGATGGAAAGAGAGGTTTAAAGTTGCATTAGGAACAGCTAAGGGTTTGGCCTATCTTCATCATGAATGTCTAGAATGGGTTATCCATTGTGATGTGAAGCCTGAAAATATACTCCTAGGCAGTGACTTTGAACCAAAGATTGCAGATTTTGGGCTAGCAAAACTGTCTCAAAGGGGAAGCCCCAGCTCAGAACTCTCTCAAGTCCGAGGTACAAAAGGATACATGGCTCCGGAATGGGCTTCGAATCTTCCTATAACAGCAAAAGTTGATGTTTATAGTTATGGGGTTGTGATTTTAGAGATAGTGAAGGGAATTCGGCTCTCAACTTGGGTGTTGGAGGATGGTGAGAAGTTGTCGACGCTTATTAGCACAGTGAAAGGGAAAATTCGATGCGGAGAAGACTCTTGGATAGATGATATAGTGGATCCAAGATTGCAAGGTCAGTTTAGCAGGAAACAGGCAGAAGCAATTGTTCAAATTGGCATTTCCTGTGTGGAGGAAGATAGAAGCAAAAGACCAACAATGGATTCGGTAGCCCAAGTTCTACTAGAATGTGAAGATGAAGAGTGA
- the LOC109006087 gene encoding protein NRT1/ PTR FAMILY 2.8-like, translating into MGTVMINSYIAEKNHFPSLPRPHKSSPGGWKAIRYILGTETFEKLATMGLIANLVVYLNTRYNMDNATSAYVFNIWSGLTNFLPLAGAFVSDAFLGRFGTLLFGTTALLLGMGTMTLTAGIPMLRPSSCINEESNCAQPQGWQLAVLYGGLALIALGSGGVRPCNIAFGADQFDPTTEKGRAQLESFCNWWYLLCTVALMVALTGVVYVQTNVDWILGFAIPTCCLALSICSLLLGCHTYIRMEPQGSIFVDMAKVITAACRKSGLIIGQPASKQSYYDPPMIGLEPQRMKLAHSNMFKFLDKAAIITDPGELDSLGKPKNGWRLCSLQEVEQLKRVIGVLPVWLTGIGCAVATTQMKSFGVLQAIQMNRSIGYLTHLKIPPAWMSLTSMIALSIWIYTYEQVYLPLMRKMTQNDKRLTLEQRIVIGVVMSILCMLVAGFTEMERRDSALKRGSFESPITVALLLPQFVLSGLIEAFGAIAMMELLTAHWPNNMKTLGGAIFYLSFTIAGCLNSILIDIFLKVAWINGKLPWLGGNDLNKNRLEYFYFTVAALSTLNLIYFRVFACRYLEYIEPQKSFHCEANDLEEKWLQMKGTDH; encoded by the exons atggGCACTGTGATGATCAATTCCTACATTGCAGAGAAAAACCATTTCCCATCTCTTCCTCGACCCCACAAAAGTTCACCTGGAGGATGGAAAGCTATTCGATATATTCTCG GGACTGAGACCTTCGAAAAATTGGCTACAATGGGTTTGATAGCCAATTTAGTGGTTTATCTGAACACAAGATACAACATGGACAATGCAACGTCGGCTTATGTGTTCAACATTTGGTCTGGTCTCACCAATTTTCTACCCTTAGCAGGCGCTTTTGTTTCCGATGCTTTTTTGGGAAGGTTCGGCACTCTTCTCTTTGGCACGACAGCATTGCTTCTG GGCATGGGGACCATGACCTTAACTGCAGGGATACCTATGTTAAGACCCTCTTCCTGCATTAATGAGGAATCCAATTGCGCACAGCCTCAGGGTTGGCAGCTAGCCGTCCTTTATGGGGGTCTTGCACTGATAGCCCTAGGATCTGGAGGCGTTAGACCCTGCAACATTGCCTTTGGTGCCGATCAATTCGACCCCACaacagagaaagggagagcaCAACTAGAGAGCTTCTGCAATTGGTGGTACTTATTATGTACAGTCGCCCTCATGGTAGCTCTGACCGGAGTTGTCTACGTTCAGACTAATGTGGACTGGATTCTGGGATTTGCCATTCCAACTTGTTGCCTTGCCCTTTCTATATGCAGTCTCCTGCTTGGTTGCCATACTTACATACGCATGGAGCCGCAAGGAAGCATCTTTGTTGATATGGCCAAAGTCATAACAGCTGCATGTAGAAAGTCTGGTCTTATCATAGGACAGCCGGCCTCTAAGCAATCCTACTATGATCCTCCAATGATTGGATTAGAGCCACAAAGAATGAAGCTTGCCCATTCTAATATGTTTAAGTTTCTCGATAAGGCTGCCATAATTACTGATCCAGGAGAATTGGACAGCCTAGGCAAGCCCAAGAACGGTTGGAGACTATGTAGCTTGCAAGAAGTAGAACAACTAAAACGTGTGATTGGTGTCTTGCCAGTTTGGTTAACAGGAATTGGTTGCGCTGTAGCTACAACACAAATGAAATCATTTGGCGTCCTTCAAGCAATTCAAATGAACAGATCGATTGGATATTTAACCCATCTCAAAATCCCACCAGCCTGGATGAGCCTCACATCCATGATTGCACTCTCAATATGGATCTATACTTACGAGCAAGTTTACCTTCCTCTAATGCGGAAAATGACCCAAAATGATAAAAGATTGACATTGGAACAAAGAATCGTGATCGGAGTTGTGATGTCAATTTTGTGCATGTTGGTAGCTGGGTTTACCGAGATGGAGCGTCGTGACTCAGCTTTGAAACGTGGGTCCTTTGAGTCACCTATAACAGTTGCATTGCTTCTACCTCAATTTGTTTTGTCTGGTTTGATTGAAGCTTTTGGTGCCATTGCCATGATGGAGTTGCTTACTGCACATTGGCCAAATAACATGAAGACTCTTGGGGGGGCAATCTTTTATCTCAGTTTCACTATTGCAGGCTGTCTGAATTCCATTCTCATTGATATCTTCCTCAAAGTCGCTTGGATAAATGGAAAGTTACCATGGTTAGGTGGTAATGATCTTAATAAGAACAGGCTCGAGTACTTTTATTTCACCGTTGCCGCTCTCTCAACTTTAAACCTGATCTATTTCCGTGTCTTCGCTTGCCGTTATTTGGAGTATATCGAGCCGCAGAAGTCATTCCATTGTGAAGCGAATGATCTCGAGGAAAAATGGTTGCAGATGAAAGGAACAGATCATTAG
- the LOC109006091 gene encoding protein RETICULATA, chloroplastic-like, with the protein MAGYSPSFGVSRFVSSRNEVVLRKTWGQSLEFRNVKEVALPVLLRNNMSRQRNQRFVVVVKISEPRGRPQSGVFVSKEGGDVVLESGCEATASSGVNDGDVLGGSGGSGRSSNGGGGGGNGGGGDGNEDDKEEEEFGPLLKFEEVMKETEARRATLPSDMLEAAKSVGIRKLLLLRYLDLQGSFWPLGFLMKSFSLLRNRMLADPSFLFKVGTEMVIDTVCVTFAEVQKRGKDFWSEFELYVADLLVGLVVTVALVGMLAPYVRIGKPALPKGFLGRMQHAYGALPSSVFEAGRPGRRFSLKQRIGTYFYKGLMYGSVGFACGIVGQGIGNLIMTAKRSMKNSEEDIPVPPLLKTAALWGAFLAVSSNTRYQTINGLERLVEASAFAKQVPTAAMAFTVGVRFANNVYGGMQFVDWAKWSGVQ; encoded by the exons ATGGCGGGTTATTCACCGAGCTTCGGAGTGTCAAGGTTCGTGAGTTCCCGAAATGAGGTCGTTCTACGGAAGACGTGGGGTCAGAGTTTGGAATTCAGGAACGTAAAGGAGGTGGCTTTGCCAGTGTTGCTTCGAAACAATATGAGTAGACAGAGGAACCAGAGGTTTGTAGTGGTGGTGAAAATCTCAGAGCCACGTGGCAGACCGCAATCCGGTGTATTCGTCTCGAAAGAAGGTGGTGATGTGGTTTTAGAGAGTGGGTGTGAAGCGACAGCTTCTAGCGGTGTGAATGATGGGGATGTGCTTGGTGGAAGTGGTGGAAGTGGGAGGTCTTCCAATGGCGGAGGAGGTGGAGGTAATGGCGGCGGTGGTGATGGCAATGAAGATGACAAAGAAGAGGAGGAGTTTGGGCCTCTACTGAAGTTTGAGGAGGTGATGAAGGAGACGGAGGCACGGAGGGCTACTCTACCTTCGGATATGTTAGAGGCCGCGAAGAGCGTTGGCATTCGCAAATTGCTTCtccttagatatttggatttgcAG GGGTCATTCTGGCCTCTGGGCTTTCTAATGAAGTCCTTCTCTTTACTTCGGAATCGGATGTTGGCTGATCCATCCTTTCTTTTTAAAGTTGGAACAGAG ATGGTCATTGATACTGTTTGTGTAACGTTTGCGGAAGTTCAAAAGAGGGGCAAAGACTTTTGGTCAGAATTTGAGTTGTATGTTGCAGATCTCTTGGTTGGATTGGTTGTTACTGTTGCTTTGGTTGGTATGTTGGCACCTTATGTTCGTATTGGAAAACCAGCTCTGCCTAAGGGGTTTCTTGGACGAATGCAGCATGCCTATGGAGCTCTTCCTAGCAG TGTGTTTGAAGCTGGAAGGCCAGGACGTAGATTTTCCTTGAAGCAGAGAATTGGTACCTACTTTTATAAG GGTCTCATGTACGGATCAGTTGGGTTTGCTTGTGGCATTGTTGGCCAAGGCATTGGAAATTTAATCATGACTGCCAAGCG GAGTATGAAGAATTCAGAAGAGGACATTCCTGTGCCACCACTTCTGAAGACTGCAGCTCTTTGGG GTGCATTTCTTGCAGTTTCTTCGAACACCCGGTATCAGACCATCAATGGACTGGAACGTTTGGTAGAAGCATCAGCTTTTGCAAAGCAGGTTCCAACCGCAGCAATGGCTTTCACAGTTGGCGTGCGATTTGCCAACAATGTATATGGGGGGATGCAATTTGTGGACTGGGCTAAATGGAGTGGAGTGCAATAA
- the LOC109006093 gene encoding serine/threonine-protein kinase ATG1c-like isoform X2 has translation MAQASRVRVVGEYLVGRQIGSGSFSVVWHARHRVHGTEVAIKEIATGRLNKKLQESLMSEIFILKRINHPNIIRLHDIIEVPGKIHLVLEYCRGGDLSIYIQRQGRVPEATAKQFMLQLVAGLQILRENSLIHRDLKPQNLLLSTSDNNSVLKIADFGFARSLQPRGLAETLCGSPLYMAPEIMQLQKYDAKADLWSVGAILFQLVTGKTPFTGNNQIQLLQNIMKSNELQFPPDIDLSSDCKDLCQKLLRRNPVERLTFEEFFNHPYLSQKQPAASLGSRRSSRVVDEFPVSDCDPVRNREENSQEDCLPFFLDDDSGGPEGSPSFLRRRSSPKSTHGFSLGTTFGRREVASPPKNVNLTSGYGSATDNLESRRPSNRITNPLPFFLDDDSSGPEGSPSFLRTRSSVKSTYGFSLDTKGGRREAASANSNNVNLASGFGSVTDNLESTSSRLDSRRPLNRITDPLTSTDLRSPNTQSKVVDSLELSDQDYVIVSGSPMDVSSSSACASKPGHSIYRSGSSPQASVRTNTMVSAPMPIIGAETSDIGQIGSLESQSSAPGISQGSMEIGDALGQPSTHCTTRIKSLQHCASAIKELLNEKIEADRHLEAFSIQLVILAIWKQALHICHTQAASAMEGSPSQETPRYRSTSKKYGSPDTEVRLDVCSTQLLEDISSQIERDFLLEVEHAEGLAKVIEPGNTEMPDAMETIFESALAFGRSGGVEELMGNMENAAGLYSKAVRLLVFLLVEAPSLILNPPFSLTNSDRYRLQTYIDIINNRHGYSRSQRMALLKCDDQHCPP, from the exons ATGGCTCAGGCTAGTAGGGTTAGGGTCGTCGGGGAGTACCTGGTGGGCCGGCAAATCGGGTCTGGGTCCTTCTCCGTGGTTTGGCACGCGAGGCACCGAGTACATGGAACCGAGGTGGCGATCAAGGAGATAGCTACGGGCCGGCTCAACAAGAAATTACAAGAGAGTCTCATGTCCGAGATTTTCATCCTCAAGCGGATTAACCACCCTAATATTATTCGCCTCCACGATATTATTGAG GTTCCTGGGAAGATACACCTTGTACTTGAGTACTGCAGAGGGGGTGACCTTTCCATTTACATACAACGCCAGGGAAGAGTCCCAGAAGCCACTGCAAAGCAATTCATGCTGCAACTAG TGGCTGGTCTACAAATTCTACGTGAAAATAGTCTTATACATCGGGATTTAAAGCCACAG AATCTCCTCCTCTCCACTAGTGACAACAATTCAGTTTTGAAGATTGCAGATTTTGGATTTGCAAG ATCTTTGCAACCTAGAGGCCTTGCAGAAACATTGTGTGGTTCTCCACTTTACATGGCACCAGAGATAATGCAACTTCAAAAGTATGATGCAAAG GCAGATCTCTGGAGTGTTGGTGCGATCTTATTTCAACTTGTTACTGGAAAAACTCCATTTACTGGAAACAATCAAATACAG TTGCTCCAGAACATTATGAAATCAAATGAATTACAATTCCCTCCAGATATAGATTTGAGTTCTGACTGCAAAGATTTGTGCCAGAAATTGCTGCGCCGTAATCCAG TTGAAAGATTAACATTTGAAGAGTTTTTTAACCACCCATATCTTTCTCAGAAACAACCAGCTGCATCACTGGG GAGTAGGAGGTCTTCAAGAGTAGTGGACGAATTTCCTGTGTCTGACTGTGATCCTGTGAGAAATAGGGAGGAAAATAGTCAAGAGGATTGTCTGCCTTTCTTTCTAGATGATGATTCTGGTGGTCCTGAAGGGAGCCCATCCTTCTTAAGGAGGAGGTCTTCACCGAAGTCTACTCATGGATTTTCTCTTGGTACAACATTTGGTAGAAGGGAAGTAGCATCTCCCCCTAAAAATGTGAATCTGACTTCCGGATATGGTAGTGCCACAGATAATTTGGAAAGCCGTAGACCCTCAAACAGAATAACCAATCCTCTGCCCTTCTTTCTAGATGATGATTCTAGTGGTCCTGAAGGGAGCCCATCCTTCTTAAGGACAAGGTCTTCAGTGAAGTCTACTTACGGATTTTCTCTTGATACAAAAGGTGGTAGAAGGGAAGCAGCATCTGCCAATTCTAATAATGTGAATCTGGCTTCCGGATTTGGTAGTGTGACAGATAATTTGGAATCTACTAGTTCTAGGTTGGATAGCCGTAGACCCTTGAACAGAATAACTGATCCTCTGACATCCACAGACCTAAGATCTCCGAACACTCAATCAAAAG TCGTGGATTCGCTAGAGTTAAGTGATCAAGATTATGTTATTGTATCTGGATCTCCAATGGATGTGTCATCTTCCTCAGCTTGTGCTTCCAAGCCAGGCCATTCTATATACAGGTCAGGGAGTTCTCCCCAAGCATCTGTTAGAACGAACACCATGGTAAGTGCCCCAATGCCAATCATTGGCGCAGAGACTAGTGACATTGGTCAAATTGGAAGCTTGGAAAGTCAGAGCTCTGCTCCAGGGATCTCACAAGGATCAATGGAAATAGGAGATGCTTTAGGGCAGCCATCAACTCACTGCACAACAAGGATTAAGTCATTACAGCATTGTGCATCTGCCATTAAAGAATTATTGAATGAAAAG attGAGGCAGATAGGCATTTAGAGGCATTCTCCATTCAGCTTGTAATTCTTGCAATTTGGAAGCAAGCCTTGCATATATGCCATACACAAGCTGCCTCAGCTATGGAAGGAAGTCCAAGTCAAGAAACTCCGAGATATAGGAGCACCAGTAAGAAGTATGGTAGTCCTGATACAGAAGTACGTCTTGATGTTTGCAGCACTCAATTGCTGGAGGATATCTCCTCTCAGATTGAGAGAGACTTTCTCCTGGAAGTTGAACATGCTGAAGGACTTGCTAAGGTCATTGAACCTG GTAATACAGAGATGCCAGATGCAATGGAAACAATATTTGAATCTGCTCTCGCTTTTGGGAGGAGTGGAGGC GTTGAAGAGCTCATGGGCAATATGGAAAATGCAGCAGGATTGTACTCAAAAGCTGTGCGTTTGTTAGTCTTTCTTCTAGTGGAAGCACCGTCCCTCATTCTCAATCCTCCATTCTCCCTCACAAACTCAGACCGGTATAGGCTCCAAACTTATATTGATATCATTAATAACAGGCATGGTTACTCAAGGTCCCAGCGAATGGCTCTCCTCAAGTGCGACGATCAACACTGCCCCCCTTAG